Proteins co-encoded in one Quercus robur chromosome 8, dhQueRobu3.1, whole genome shotgun sequence genomic window:
- the LOC126694444 gene encoding probable cytokinin riboside 5'-monophosphate phosphoribohydrolase LOGL9 has protein sequence MPTYIPTLEQPIHAKYQSLTHLEDLRMGFSMVGSLGSQMWARNSHQRKLKFESFSHRRKHTLDFNFSKHRSHPAKILLSKRDAFEFEERTSPNEVRKEIQQCYELIHRLGRGVVYLGSSRMGPAHSHYLQTQELGREIANLLDCTSWSGVGPGLMDAATKGALQAGKPVGGFKIGKEAGEWTASNFHPYLPPETYLTCRFFSARKHGLVDAIVRSSSSDRTAVVALPGGIGTLDEVFEILALIQLGRIGSKLPVPFLLMNYDSFYSKLLDFLDDCEGWGTVSKGEVASLWTVCDNNSEALTHLAEFYNLPLSDKDKHGTELQSIRGTVSS, from the exons ATGCCCACATACATTCCCACTTTGGAGCAGCCAATTCATGCAAAGTACCAATCTTTGACACATTTGGAGGATCTGAGGATGGGGTTCTCAATGGTGGGTTCATTGGGTTCTCAGATGTGGGCGAGAAATTCTCATCAAAGGAAGTTAAAGTTTGAATCTTTTAGTCACAGAAGGAAACATACCCTAGATTTCAACTTCTCAAAGCATCGGTCTCATCCGGCAAAGATTTTGTTGAGCAAGCGTGATGCATTTGAATTTGAGGAGAGAACAAGCCCAAATGAG GTCAGAAAAGAGATACAGCAATGCTATGAACTCATACACAGACTTGGGAGGGGAGTCGTGTATTTGGGTTCTTCAAGGATGGGACCTGCTCATTCTCATTACCTGCAAACACAAGAGTTGGGTAGAGAG ATTGCAAATCTTTTGGACTGCACTTCATGGAGTGGGGTTGGCCCTGGGTTAATGGATGCTGCTACTAAAGGTGCTTTACAAGCGGGAAAACCAGTGGGTGGATTTAAGATAGGTAAAGAAGCTGGTGAATGGACAGCCTCAAATTTTCATCCATATCTACCTCCAGAAACTTACCTTACTTGCAG GTTTTTTTCTGCAAGGAAGCATGGGTTGGTGGATGCTATAGTTAGGAGCAGTAGTTCTGATAGAACTGCCGTTGTTGCTCTTCCTGGTGGTATTGGTACACTAGATGAGGTGTTTGAGATATTAGCATTAATTCAACTGGGACGGATAGGATCAAAGCTTCCTGTACCCTTCCTTTTAATGAACTATGACTCATTCTACTCAAAGTTATTAGACTTTCTTGATGATTGTGAGGGTTGGGGTACAGTTTCCAAAGGAGAGGTTGCATCACTATGGACGGTTTGCGACAATAACTCAGAGGCTTTGACTCATTTAGCAGAATTTTATAATCTCCCTCTTAGTGACAAAGATAAACATGGAACTGAACTGCAAAGTATTCGTGGCACAGTTTCTTCATAA